A single window of Pyrus communis chromosome 10, drPyrComm1.1, whole genome shotgun sequence DNA harbors:
- the LOC137747686 gene encoding lysine histidine transporter-like 8 codes for MSREANEISSAPITPRPAAGDPKPPVAPQPAVSCPPSQYNSPSLSRSPLLDGVSDQPAAGGAVVPASKTPKGSRTPAGIRTPRMSLTPFMTPIGSPVRKALKMTRLDPQDAWLPITESRNGNQYYAAFHTLCSGIGIQALVLPVAFTILGWSWGIICLTLAFIWQSYTLWILVHLHENVETGVRYSRYMQLFSLTYGDKIANWLGMFPIMYLSGGTCVALIVIGGGTSKLFFQTLCGAACTSKPLTTVEWYLVFTCAAVMLSLLPNLNSIAGVSLIGAITAVGYCTAIWVVSVSKGRLPGVSYDPIRAPNDVDRVFSVLNALGIIAFAFRGHNLILEIQATMPSSEKHPSHVPMWRGVKVSYSIIAACLFPLAIGGYWAYGHLIPANGGMLPAVFEFHSQDVSQSVLAFISLFVVINALCSFQIYGMPMFDHMESQYTSRKKAPLPWWLRCIARAMFGFGVFFVAVAIPFLGSVAGLVGGISLPVTLAYPCFMWIKINKPKKYSPMWWLNWSLGILGIALSLVLIAAGIYVVIQTGIEVQFFKPH; via the exons ATGAGTAGAGAAGCAAACGAGATTAGCTCAGCTCCTATTACACCGCGGCCGGCAGCTGGGGATCCAAAGCCTCCGGTTGCACCACAGCCTGCGGTGTCTTGCCCGCCTTCGCAGTACAACTCACCGTCTTTGTCTAGGTCACCGCTTCTTGATGGAGTCTCAGATCAACCAGCTGCGGGAGGAGCTGTTGTGCCGGCCAGCAAGACCCCCAAGGGCTCAAGAACCCCAGCTGGTATAAGGACTCCAAGGATGTCTTTGACTCCATTCATGACTCCCATTGGTAGCCCTGTCAGGAAGGCTTTAAAGATGACTAGGCTTGATCCTCAGGATGCTTGGCTTCCCATCACTGAGTCTAGAAATGGCAACCAGTACTATGCTGCCTTCCACACTCTTTGTTCTGGGATTGGTATCCAAGCTTTGGTGCTTCCTGTTGCTTTCACAATTCTTGGCTG GTCTTGGGGTATAATATGTTTGACTCTAGCATTCATATGGCAAAGTTACACCCTATGGATACTGGTTCATCTCCACGAGAACGTAGAAACTGGAGTACGTTACAGCAGATACATGCAGCTCTTTAGTCTCACCTATG GTGACAAAATTGCAAATTGGCTAGGGATGTTTCCGATCATGTATCTATCTGGAGGCACCTGCGTGGCCTTGATAGTGATTGGTGGAGGCACTTCCAAGCTCTTCTTCCAAACTTTATGTGGGGCCGCATGCACTTCTAAGCCATTGACAACAGTGGAATGGTACTTGGTGTTCACATGTGCTGCTGTGATGCTATCTCTCCTGCCAAACTTGAACTCCATAGCTGGAGTTTCACTGATTGGAGCTATCACTGCAGTTGGGTACTGCACAGCGATTTGGGTGGTTTCTGTATCAAAAGGCAGGCTTCCTGGAGTTTCATACGATCCCATTAGAGCTCCGAATGATGTGGATAGGGTGTTTAGTGTGCTCAATGCCCTTGGGATCATTGCTTTTGCCTTCAGAGGTCACAATCTCATCCTTGAGATTCAG GCTACCATGCCTTCTAGTGAGAAACATCCCTCACATGTGCCCATGTGGAGAGGAGTGAAGGTGTCCTATTCAATCATTGCTGCATGCTTGTTTCCCCTTGCAATTGGAGGGTACTGGGCTTATGGTCACTTG ATACCAGCAAATGGAGGAATGCTTCCAGCTGTGTTCGAGTTCCATTCACAAGATGTGTCACAATCCGTACTAGCGTTCATAAGCTTGTTTGTGGTGATTAATGCACTGTGCTCGTTCCAAATCTACGGCATGCCAATGTTTGACCACATGGAGTCCCAATACACAAGCAGAAAGAAAGCTCCACTTCCATGGTGGCTGAGGTGCATTGCTAGGGCAATGTTTGGGTTCGGTGTCTTCTTCGTCGCGGTGGCAATTCCATTTTTGGGAAGTGTGGCTGGTTTGGTTGGAGGCATATCACTGCCTGTGACTTTGGCATACCCTTGTTTCATGTGGATCAAGATTAACAAGCCTAAGAAGTATAGTCCTATGTGGTGGCTAAATTGGTCTCTTGGGATTTTGGGGATCGCTTTGAGTTTGGTTTTGATTGCAGCTGGAATATATGTTGTGATTCAAACTGGGATTGAAGTCCAATTCTTCAAGCCTCACTAA
- the LOC137747380 gene encoding putative F-box protein At1g65770, with protein METKRVEWSDLPKELWPAIGSRVDNRIDVLRFRSVCKTWRSAVPNFQQPITPPLPLSFSSPSAAADGGALQTQSKALLFQITVYRMEFLKPNSSKPWLVKFEESNSGDLRLLHPITNKPLRYYPASNTPKDFNLLDFKIVELRKSYSLQFRNSINVVMACVNKVVVMDAKNLNDCGVFMIYNGGKLGFVRSGDEKWTHVDEQNSHYDDIIVYKGQCYVVDRCGTISWVNSDLNVIQFSPPLFGLGGRKHLVESCGDLFVVDRYLDKCDMERLPEHNVEVNIFGANFQALPHPFDAPHHPFAAPPNPFVAPPHPLAAPFDGEAVDFKVYKLDQEWGKWVDVKNLGDQVFILSNDGSFAVSTGDFGKVKGNCILFTDQKLPHLQGIGGSKTRCISRVFMMENGIIRNLAASPTYYEMLQPPSSWLSPALDDVSRHRLADRLMEIDDSE; from the exons ATGGAGACGAAGAGGGTGGAGTGGTCCGATCTTCCCAAGGAGCTATGGCCGGCGATCGGAAGCCGCGTCGACAACCGCATCGACGTTCTCCGGTTCCGCAGCGTCTGCAAGACATGGCGCTCCGCCGTCCCCAATTTTCAGCAACCCATTACTCCTCCCCTGCCCCTCAGCTTCTCTTCTCCTTCCGCCGCCGCGGATGGCGGAGCTTTGCAGACTCAATCTAAAGCTCTACTCTTTCAAATCACAGTCTACCGCATGGAATTTCTAAAACCCAATTCGTCAAAACCGTGGCTGGTGAAGTTTGAGGAGTCGAATTCTGGTGATCTGCGATTGCTGCATCCAATCACTAATAAGCCACTGAGGTACTACCCTGCATCTAATACTCCAAAGGATTTCAATTTGTTGGACTTTAAGATTGTTGAATTGCGAAAATCGTATAGTCTGCAATTTAGGAATAGTATCAATGTTGTTATGGCTTGTGTGAACAAAGTGGTAGTCATGGATGCAAAAAACTTGAATGATTGTGGTGTTTTTATGATTTACAATGGCGGAAAGTTGGGTTTCGTGAGGTCTGGAGACGAGAAATGGACCCATGTGGATGAACAAAACTCTCACTATGATGATATCATTGTGTATAAGGGTCAATGCTATGTTGTTGATAGATGCGGAACAATTTCATGGGTCAATTCTGATTTGAATGTGATCCAATTTTCGCCTCCGTTATTTGGGCTTGGTGGGAGGAAGCATTTGGTTGAGTCGTGTGGCGATCTTTTCGTGGTTGATCGGTACCTTGACAAGTGTGACATGGAAAGGTTGCCCGAGCACAATGTCGAGGTTAATATTTTTGGTGCTAATTTTCAAGCGCTTCCTCATCCATTTGATGCTCCTCATCATCCTTTCGCCGCTCCTCCTAATCCATTCGTAGCTCCTCCTCATCCGCTCGCCGCTCCTTTTGATGGTGAAGCTGTGGATTTTAAAGTTTATAAGTTGGATCAAGAATGGGGTAAGTGGGTTGATGTGAAAAACTTGGGAGATCAAGTGTTTATTTTGAGCAATGATGGGTCTTTCGCTGTCTCGACTGGAGACTTTGGTAAAGTGAAGGGAAATTGCATTTTATTCACCGATCAAAAGCTTCCTCATTTACAAGGAATTGGAGGATCCAAAACAAGGTGTATTAGTCGTGTGTTCATGATGGAGAATGGCATCATTCGGAACCTAGCTGCTTCGCCCACCTATTACGAGATGCTCCAGCCACCATCCAGTTGGCTCAGCCCTGCTCTTGATGATGTCTCTCGCCATCGGCTTGCTGATCGGTTAAT GGAAATTGATGACAGCGAATGA
- the LOC137747064 gene encoding GDSL esterase/lipase At5g55050-like codes for MAQSLIPVLSLWLVVFLGCIGLLACSQPTTPAIYVFGDSTVDVGTNNYLPNAQARADHLFYGIDFPHSRATGRFSNGFNIVDYLAKFLGFELSPPPFLSLLDKKEGIYGNIIFLSKGVNFASGGSGIMDETGRRKWGNVVALGDQVQQFARVHDIISKLQGEGGLANISKSFFLISVGSNDIFEHFPTNQSTSAKRFVATLMSTYESRLRNLIDLGAKRFGIISVPPVGCVPLQRNSTEDGSCSEPMNEYAILFYKALQGVLQRLSAECEGVKYALADAYSMTTLIINNPKQFRFEEATKACCGKGNFNAELPCTPDSDLCKDRDVYLFWDQFHPTQAASHLAAQTLHAGGGFVAPMTFGQLALLA; via the exons ATGGCTCAGAGTTTGATACCAGTACTCTCTCTTTGGCTCGTTGTATTTCTGGGTTGCATTGGTTTGCTTGCATGTTCTCAACCAACTACGCCTGCCATTTACGTGTTTGGTGACTCCACAGTTGATGTTGGAACTAACAATTACTTGCCTAATGCTCAAGCAAGGGCTGACCACCTTTTTTATGGGATTGATTTTCCTCACTCTAGAGCGACTGGAAGATTTAGCAACGGCTTCAACATTGTTGATTATCTTG CCAAGTTTCTGGGTTTCGAGCTGAGTCCAcccccttttctctctcttttggaCAAGAAGGAGGGAATTTACGGGAATATCATTTTCCTAAGTAAAGGAGTCAATTTCGCTTCCGGAGGGTCAGGAATTATGGATGAAACTGGAAGACGAAAGTGG GGAAATGTCGTTGCCCTTGGAGACCAGGTCCAGCAGTTTGCAAGAGTACATGACATCATATCAAAATTACAGGGTGAGGGTGGATTGGCTAATATATCAAAGTCTTTCTTCCTCATCAGCGTCGGAAGCAATGACATCTTCGAACATTTTCCTACTAACCAATCTACTTCTGCAAAACGCTTCGTCGCCACTCTCATGTCCACTTATGAAAGTCGATTAAGG AATTTAATTGACCTTGGAGCCAAAAGATTTGGGATTATTAGTGTTCCCCCAGTTGGGTGCGTCCCATTGCAGCGTAATTCTACTGAAGATGGTAGCTGTTCTGAGCCCATGAATGAATATGCCATATTGTTTTATAAGGCACTTCAAGGAGTCTTGCAGAGGTTAAGCGCAGAATGCGAAGGGGTGAAATATGCACTTGCAGATGCATATTCAATGACCACACTCATCATAAACAACCCGAAACAATTTC GGTTTGAGGAGGCGACAAAAGCTTGTTGTGGAAAAGGAAATTTTAATGCAGAGTTACCATGCACACCAGACTCGGATTTGTGTAAAGATCGCGATGTCTACTTGTTCTGGGATCAATTCCATCCAACACAAGCTGCGTCTCATCTTGCAGCTCAAACTCTTCATGCTGGTGGTGGATTCGTGGCACCCATGACTTTTGGTCAATTGGCCTTACTTGCATGA
- the LOC137747586 gene encoding protein S-acyltransferase 10-like isoform X1 yields the protein MTSVNISRDSLCRPFERCSRFLPCLSDPARRSALGLKVALVMLHLIYPGLIFLFDGGLIEKTKKEPWYTAIYLTLYVVTLIQYFVTSGSSPGFVVDAMRTVNESNTIFRKASGISKQPAPSKTGSVVVTVERNQLGRSLLGNNATSWTKLVMDLYPPGTSVRSLTCSYCNVEQPPRSKHCHDCDKCVLQFDHHCVWLGTCIGVGNHCKFWWYICEETALCLWTTVLYITYLKANISVAWWKDAIVILLLVTLSIIIIFLLLLLIFHSYLVLTNQTTYELVRRRRIPYLRGVPERVYPFSKGACRNLYEFCCVRSSNYRMEPFPTAQQLEEKSRPYTCCDVVTCRCC from the exons ATGACGAGCGTGAACATCAGCCGGGACTCGTTGTGTCGACCATTTGAGCGATGCTCCCGTTTCCTTCCCTGTCTCTCCGATCCCG CTCGGAGGTCTGCTTTGGGATTAAAAGTTGCATTGGTGATGCTACATCTAATATACCCCGGCTTAATTTTTCTGTTTGATGGAGGTTTGATTGAGAAAACTAAAAAGGAACCATG GTATACTGCTATATATTTGACTCTCTATGTTGTGACATTGATTCAATACTTTGTTACCTCTGGTTCTTCTCCTGG CTTTGTCGTGGATGCAATGAGGACTGTCAATGAGTCAAATACAATATTCAGAAAAGCATCAGGAATCTCAAA ACAGCCTGCTCCAAGCAAAACTGGCAGTGTGGTTGTGACAGTGGAACGGAATCAGTTGggaagaagtcttctgggaaaTAATGCAACATCTTGGACCAAACTTGTGATGGACTTGTATCCGCCTGGAACGTCTGTTAG AAGTTTGACTTGCTCGTACTGTAATGTTGAGCAG CCCCCGAGATCAAAGCACTGTCATGATTGTGACAAATGTGTTCTTCAGTTCGATCATCATTGTGTTTGGCTCGGAACATGCATTGGTGTGGgtaatcattgtaaattttg GTGGTACATTTGTGAAGAGACAGCACTGTGCCTGTGGACCACGGTCCTATACATCACATACCTGAAGGCTAATATATCAGTCGCTTG GTGGAAGGATGCAATTGTGATATTGCTGCTGGTTACTTTGTCAATTATCATTATCTTTCTGCTCCTCCTCCTGATATTTCATAG TTATCTAGTTCTGACCAATCAGACTACTTATGAGCTTGTAAGACGAAGGCGCATCCCATATTTAAg AGGAGTACCCGAGAGAGTTTATCCCTTCAGTAAAGGAGCATGCAGAAATTTATACGAGTTTTGCTGCGTTCGAAGCAGTAATTACAGAATGGAACCATTTCCGACGGCACAGCAACTTGAAGAAAAGTCTAGACCTTACACCTGTTGTGATGTTGTAACCTGTCGTTGTTGCTGA
- the LOC137747586 gene encoding protein S-acyltransferase 10-like isoform X3, whose product MTSVNISRDSLCRPFERCSRFLPCLSDPARRSALGLKVALVMLHLIYPGLIFLFDGGLIEKTKKEPWYTAIYLTLYVVTLIQYFVTSGSSPGFVVDAMRTVNESNTIFRKASGISKQPAPSKTGSVVVTVERNQLGRSLLGNNATSWTKLVMDLYPPGTSVRSLTCSYCNVEQPPRSKHCHDCDKCVLQFDHHCVWLGTCIGVGNHCKFWWKDAIVILLLVTLSIIIIFLLLLLIFHSYLVLTNQTTYELVRRRRIPYLRGVPERVYPFSKGACRNLYEFCCVRSSNYRMEPFPTAQQLEEKSRPYTCCDVVTCRCC is encoded by the exons ATGACGAGCGTGAACATCAGCCGGGACTCGTTGTGTCGACCATTTGAGCGATGCTCCCGTTTCCTTCCCTGTCTCTCCGATCCCG CTCGGAGGTCTGCTTTGGGATTAAAAGTTGCATTGGTGATGCTACATCTAATATACCCCGGCTTAATTTTTCTGTTTGATGGAGGTTTGATTGAGAAAACTAAAAAGGAACCATG GTATACTGCTATATATTTGACTCTCTATGTTGTGACATTGATTCAATACTTTGTTACCTCTGGTTCTTCTCCTGG CTTTGTCGTGGATGCAATGAGGACTGTCAATGAGTCAAATACAATATTCAGAAAAGCATCAGGAATCTCAAA ACAGCCTGCTCCAAGCAAAACTGGCAGTGTGGTTGTGACAGTGGAACGGAATCAGTTGggaagaagtcttctgggaaaTAATGCAACATCTTGGACCAAACTTGTGATGGACTTGTATCCGCCTGGAACGTCTGTTAG AAGTTTGACTTGCTCGTACTGTAATGTTGAGCAG CCCCCGAGATCAAAGCACTGTCATGATTGTGACAAATGTGTTCTTCAGTTCGATCATCATTGTGTTTGGCTCGGAACATGCATTGGTGTGGgtaatcattgtaaattttg GTGGAAGGATGCAATTGTGATATTGCTGCTGGTTACTTTGTCAATTATCATTATCTTTCTGCTCCTCCTCCTGATATTTCATAG TTATCTAGTTCTGACCAATCAGACTACTTATGAGCTTGTAAGACGAAGGCGCATCCCATATTTAAg AGGAGTACCCGAGAGAGTTTATCCCTTCAGTAAAGGAGCATGCAGAAATTTATACGAGTTTTGCTGCGTTCGAAGCAGTAATTACAGAATGGAACCATTTCCGACGGCACAGCAACTTGAAGAAAAGTCTAGACCTTACACCTGTTGTGATGTTGTAACCTGTCGTTGTTGCTGA
- the LOC137747586 gene encoding protein S-acyltransferase 10-like isoform X2 — translation MTSVNISRDSLCRPFERCSRFLPCLSDPARRSALGLKVALVMLHLIYPGLIFLFDGGLIEKTKKEPCFVVDAMRTVNESNTIFRKASGISKQPAPSKTGSVVVTVERNQLGRSLLGNNATSWTKLVMDLYPPGTSVRSLTCSYCNVEQPPRSKHCHDCDKCVLQFDHHCVWLGTCIGVGNHCKFWWYICEETALCLWTTVLYITYLKANISVAWWKDAIVILLLVTLSIIIIFLLLLLIFHSYLVLTNQTTYELVRRRRIPYLRGVPERVYPFSKGACRNLYEFCCVRSSNYRMEPFPTAQQLEEKSRPYTCCDVVTCRCC, via the exons ATGACGAGCGTGAACATCAGCCGGGACTCGTTGTGTCGACCATTTGAGCGATGCTCCCGTTTCCTTCCCTGTCTCTCCGATCCCG CTCGGAGGTCTGCTTTGGGATTAAAAGTTGCATTGGTGATGCTACATCTAATATACCCCGGCTTAATTTTTCTGTTTGATGGAGGTTTGATTGAGAAAACTAAAAAGGAACCATG CTTTGTCGTGGATGCAATGAGGACTGTCAATGAGTCAAATACAATATTCAGAAAAGCATCAGGAATCTCAAA ACAGCCTGCTCCAAGCAAAACTGGCAGTGTGGTTGTGACAGTGGAACGGAATCAGTTGggaagaagtcttctgggaaaTAATGCAACATCTTGGACCAAACTTGTGATGGACTTGTATCCGCCTGGAACGTCTGTTAG AAGTTTGACTTGCTCGTACTGTAATGTTGAGCAG CCCCCGAGATCAAAGCACTGTCATGATTGTGACAAATGTGTTCTTCAGTTCGATCATCATTGTGTTTGGCTCGGAACATGCATTGGTGTGGgtaatcattgtaaattttg GTGGTACATTTGTGAAGAGACAGCACTGTGCCTGTGGACCACGGTCCTATACATCACATACCTGAAGGCTAATATATCAGTCGCTTG GTGGAAGGATGCAATTGTGATATTGCTGCTGGTTACTTTGTCAATTATCATTATCTTTCTGCTCCTCCTCCTGATATTTCATAG TTATCTAGTTCTGACCAATCAGACTACTTATGAGCTTGTAAGACGAAGGCGCATCCCATATTTAAg AGGAGTACCCGAGAGAGTTTATCCCTTCAGTAAAGGAGCATGCAGAAATTTATACGAGTTTTGCTGCGTTCGAAGCAGTAATTACAGAATGGAACCATTTCCGACGGCACAGCAACTTGAAGAAAAGTCTAGACCTTACACCTGTTGTGATGTTGTAACCTGTCGTTGTTGCTGA